ATGTACTATTAAGCATGTTTATTACCTTATCACTCTTCCTGTTTTTATTGCATCCTGCGGGCAGACAGAGATGCAGTCACAGCAGTTATTGCAGTTGGTCTCTGCCGGACGCGTTCCCATCTCACATATCTTCAGACACTTGTTGCAGTCATTGCATGCGCTGGTTTTATAGACCTTAAACAACGATATCCCTTTTAAGGCATCAAGGATGCCGCCTGTCGGGCACAAAAATCTGCACCACAAGTTACCGATTACAAGCCCAACCACAATAAACCCGATTACAATAAATGTGCGCACAAGCCAAATTGTGTTGGCATGCTCAAATGTAAGGGATATGGAATTTATAAACTCACCGATGCGTATTGGGACATTTACCCTTGGTTGCGCCATTACATAATAGCCATACAGCGCTAACAAAAGGGCAACATATTTAAACCATGGAGCCGTCTTTGTGAGGGTATTCTTTATCCTCAGTTTTATGGGAGATATGATTCCGAAGATCTGATTTACAAAACCGCCAGGGCAGGCCCATCCGCAAAATGCCCTGCCAAAAAGGATTACAGAGACAGGCAGAAGCAGCCAGAAGCCCCAGAACATGGTAAGGAGCCTTCCGTGGCAGGTTACAACCGGACAGTTCTGGCAGCTCACATAGGGCACAATAAATGGGCATCTGAATATGCCATAAAATGACCATTGCCCCATTATTGCAAAAAAAATAAGCTGGCTGAGGCGTCTCCACCAGAGTAAAGGTTTTGTCCTTGCCTTTGTATCGGTAAATATCTTTTTCTGAAATACTGTATTTCCTGTATCAGACATCTTTTACCCCCAGCTTTTCAATGAGTCTCATCCCATCTTCGGATATTGCAGGTATGAATCCTGCTGCCTCAAAATACCCCTGCCCCTCTTCGCTTCGTATAAACTCTATATAATATTCAGCAAGCTCCGGCTCTTTTGCATCCTTCATCATGCCTATGGTAAATGTGAGAGGCGGGGGCGGGAAAAACTCTTCAGGTATCGGTATGATCTCTGCCTTGTCTCTGAAAAGCGCCATCCTGGTAAGCCTTCTTTCAACTATAGAGACATCACCTTTGCCTTCAATAAGCTCCTGCATGGCCCGCTGCACACAACTGCTTTTGATAATGCAGTTTTTCATGGCTGCATCCAGTATCCCTGCCTTTTTTAAAAGGACATTAACAGCATCCCCACCTGGAGGAGAGGCATCAGGAGAAAGTATCACCCTTACACCTGGTTTTATCATGTCATGGATGTCTGTGATATTGGCAGGGTTGCCCTTTGGAGTGACAAGCACATAGCTTGTAAAACAAAGTGGTTTAAAAAAGAGCATCTTGTCAGAGCCCCTTAATTTTTTTGATAAATCAAGAACCCTTCCTGCAAACACCTCTGTTGTGGCGCTCCCTAGCAATGATTTACCAAGGGCCGCGGCAAAGGCGCCCGTATAGGCGATCTCCACCCCTGTTTCCTCCCTGAATCTCTTATTTGCAGGTATGAATGCCTCGGCAAGCCCTCCGCATGACCAGACCTGAAGGGTATCACTGCGGAATCTTTTTTCTGCCCTCAATGGCACAGGGATGGCTGTTGAAATGGCGGCAACGGCAGAACCTGCAATAAAGGCCCTTCTGCTTATACAACTCTCTTTTTGATTATTCTCTTTCATACTGTAGCCCCCTTTTGGTTGGTCACATACTAATACAAGAGGAATGGATAACGGTCAAACTGGAAAAGCTGATACAAAATGGCATTATATTCGGAAATGCCAATAATATGCGGCTGTTAAACTGTTGTATGAAGCGCTATCTAATAGAGAAAATTTTTTATATATTTTTTTAACTGATTGAGGTAAAAACAGAAAAAATTCTTGCCACACACATTTAATCTTAAAGAGGCGCAAAAATATGGAACCGAAAAAGGCCAGGGAATCCTTTGTTACAAAGACATCATTGATACTGCCTCCTGATACGAACAATCATGGGACAATTTTCGGCGGGAAGACCATGTCGCATATAGACGAGGTGGCAGGTCTTTCAGCAATGAGACATGCGCGCATGACTGTTGTTACGGCATCAACAGACTCGGTGGATTTTTTAAATCCCATCAAAAGCGGGGAGGCACTATGTGCAGAGGCATTTGTAACATGGACAAATAACACCTCAATGGAGGTCTTTGTAAAGGTGCTGGCTGAGAACCTCTTTACAGGCAAACAGATAACCTGTACCACGGCATTTCTTACTTTTGTTGCAATAGGCCCGGATGGCAGGCCACACCCGGTGTCGCCGGTTATTCCTGAAAGTGACATAGAAAAGAGGCTTTATGAAACAGCCCCTGAAAGGGCAAGGCACAGGAAAGAGCGGAGAGAAAAATCAAAAAGGTTTGCTGAGGAATTCGGCATTTAAATGGCTGAGATATTATACCCAAGGCATGAAAACAAAAAAGGGTAAATCAAAAAGCGGATTTACCCTTTCAATGCTAGTTTGTGGCTTTGCTAATGCTTTGGCAAAAGGCTGGCTTGCCAGGGCGTAGTTCTAAACGAATACATGGGCTAATGATTATAGCCCGGCTTCGCTTTCAGCTATGCCGTGGCAGTCTCCTTTCTTAACTTAGTTTAGAACGGAGACTGGTCGGGACGACTGGACTTGAACCAGCGGCCCCCTGAACCCCATTCAGGTGCGCTACCAGACTGCGCTACGTCCCGATCGGGTCAAGAGATAATATAAAAACAGTAATACTGTCAACCATATTATTTTTAAAGTTTTAAAAATACCTTTTTTTGCACATTTTATTGTGCATATGTGCAAATTATTAAGGGCGTTTTTACATAGGCATTAAGAAAATAAGCATAATAACAGCATGTTACAACATGGCATGATAGTTGCAAAATCATTACGCATTTTTATCATTCAGAGGGGAAAATGAGCAGAACAGATTGCATAAGTAACAGGAACATAAGCATTGTATCCTCATACCTAAACAAGAAGAAGGGCGGAAATCCCATGCTGTTTCATGGTCTTCCCTTTCCATCAGACAGATATGATACCCCTGAGTCATTCTTTTTGAATGAAGATGAATGGACCACCTATGATAACTTTCACAGGATAATGAGAAGGGCAAAGGATCTTTCTGAGGAGCCCTTTTTCTATTTCAACTGCGGTTCTTCTTCTGCCATGCTGAAATCATGGGGAAGGTTCGATTATATGGCAAGGTTTTTTGCCGGGCCTGATGACGGTTATAAGAGGGTGCCCTTTTTCAATTATAATATCAATGATACAAAGGATATCGAAGTAATTCTCCCTCCCTACTATGATAAGACCCTGAAAAAAATGAGGACAATACTCAAGGTTATTTATCACAGTGATATAGATGTTAACCGTGAATTTATTGTCGATTCATACAGGAGAGGTATCATCTCATCTATCCCGACCGTATGGAGTCTGCCTGCTGCTGATATTATACAGCCCTTGAAGTCATATGACCCGGTTATTCTCCTGAACGATGAGCCTGAGTTTAAGGGCTTTAACCTGCAAGCCAGTATGGAAGATGGCAGCTTATGGGTCACTGACCCCATAGACAATGTACGAAAAAAGGTCGGGAAAAAGGTTGTTCTTTTATCAGAGAGGCTCAATGAAAAGGAGGTTTTTCTGGGCAAATACACAGATCTTGAGATAAACCGTGTAAATGGTAAAAACCCCTGCGCCATACTTATTACTGAAACTGTCAGGGGGGATGATCGCATCATATTAAGAAATGGTGAAATATTTAATTCTCCCTATTTTATCCTTGATGTTACCTATGGCAGGTTTTCATGGTTCAGACGCATCATTAAAATGATACAGAAAAACAGGTATGAATCCGATTCCGAATCTCACCTTGTGGACACAATTAATAACCTTCGGCTTAACATCAAGGCAAGAAACAAGGCATATGAAAAACTTAAGGTGGTAAATGAAGAGCTTGAGGATGCAAAGGCCAGGCTTGAGGATTACAGCATCACACTTGAACAGAAGGTGGATGAGAGGACAAAGGAGCTTGAAAAGGCGAGAAAAGAGCTGCTTGTCTTAAATGAGGGACTTGAGGAGAAGGTGAAAAGGCAGATTGATGAACTGAATAAATATAATAACCTCAGGAGATATCTCTCACCCAATGTTGCGGAAAAGATATTATCGGACAGTGATGCCCTCTGGGCAACACCCAGGAGAAAGATGATGACAGTCATGTTTACTGATATCAGGAACTTCTCCACGTTTACCGATAACCTTGAGCCTGAAGAGTTGTTCAGCCTTCTTCAGAACTATATCACAGAGATGACAAAAATTGTATACCGGTATGACGGCACACTAAACAAGATTATTGGCGACGGCCTGCTGATTTTTCTGGGTGACCCTGTACCCATGGCTGATCATGCCCATAGGGCAGTCATGATGGGAATAGAGATGCAGAAAAAGACTGAGGAATTAAAAAAAGACTGGAGGTATTTCGGTTATGAATTCGGCATGGGCATAGGTATAAACACCGGGTTTATGACAGTAGGAAATATCGGTTCAGAGATGCAGCTTGACTACACAGTGATCGGAAACCAGGTAAATGTCGCTTCCCGCCTGGAATCTAATGCAAAGGCAGGTCAGATACTTATCAGCCAGAGGACATACAGCAGCGTACAGGATATTGTTGAAGCAGATAAAATAGGGGAGATAATGGTCAAGGGTATACATAACCCCGTACTAACCTATAATGTCAGGTGCCTCAAGGCATTCTGAAGCGGGCGGGGTATAATACAAACTACCATCTTTTGTCTTTTATCTGTCAGTTTTTAGATTTTACTTGCATTTACCTTACATTTACCTGATAAATGTGAAAATTCAGGCGGTTTTGAGTAGGACATCCATCTATCTGAACCTGAGGGAGCTATACTGCACTGTGGACCATGATATTATTATTGATGTTGTGGGTAATACAAGCGCCTTCTCAATGATGGGAGAGAGCAGCGGGTACATGATAACCATAAACGGCCATGTATACCTGCTTGAGTGCGGTTCTCCTGTTTTTCCCTACCTGGGGTACAAGGGCATTGCCGGGATCAAAGGTATCTTCGGTACCCATTCCCATGAAGACCATAAAAGATGGTTTACGGATATAGTACTTTTCAATTTTTATAATCCACATTCAAAAGGCAGGATCAGGCTTATTTCATCCGAACCTGTCCTTGAAGAGTACCGCAAAAACTCCAAGGGTGCACTTGAAAGGTCCCTTTCCATTGATTCAAAAAGGATAGTAGACATCCCGTATGATGTAATGGTTGAAGAATGTATTATTGGCCCCAGGGAAAAATATTTCATAAATCTAAAAGACAATAAAAACGGCACATTCCGATACTGCGTTCAAGACCTTGATGGAAATGAAATAGGCCCTGACCGGGCAAAGATATTTTTCAATCACAGGGCAAACCGGCCAAGGCTTCTCTTTAAGGATGAAGAATCCAGCGAATGGGTTGAACCTGCAAGCTATTACCCCTTCAGCGCCACATCATTTTATAAAAAAGAGAGAAATGATTTTTTTGATGATGAGGCAGGGCTTACTGTAAGGGCAATTAAATCGTCTGTATGGCATGGTCTTCCATCAGTCGCATTTAAATTCATGACAAAAAAAAGCAGCCTCCTTTACAGCGCAGACACTGTATGGAAGCCCACCCTCTGGAAAGAGCTCTGTGATACCTACCGGCCCCAGTGTTTTGAAAAGATAAGCCGCGATAAGTTTGAGGAATCAGCCATTATATATGCCGACATAAACGACTTTATTGAACGCACCTGGAGCAGGGAGAGATATGAAAGGGCAATGGAGGCATATAAAGGCTCTGTGGTCATACATGATATTGCCCCGAAAAACAGCATCGTACATACAGATTATGCGGATATAGCAAACGCACCTTTTGAAAATATGGTCTACACCCACAACCCTGATAACCTGACATCAACGAGGCCCATGCTGAGTTCAGGCAAAAGGATCGTCGTAGACAGGGGAAAGCTTTTCGAGTCTGTCGGGGGTAAATTATTCCCCTTTGATGCAGATATCTATATACGCCACTGGTCAAGAAACATGGTTGGATATAAATCTGAAAATGGTCCCTATAAAGTTATAGAGAGAGATGGCCTCCTGGGGATTGCAGAGATAGAGAGCCCTGAAAAAGGGATCATGCGGGTTGAACTGTATGAAGAGATAAACGGGGAATATTTTCCACTCCTTTCAAACTCAGATGAATATTATGCAACCCGGCCTGATGGAAGGATAGAAAAGGTGAAAATTACAAAAAACAGGACATCGGGCAGGGTGGTAAAAAGCGTAAGAGGAAAGATCAGATAATTTTATATAGCTCAGGCCTCCTGTCATTAAACCTGTCATTCATGGCGGTTATAGATTTATCCCTTGCCCTTTCAACATCAATATCAATAACAGCTATACCCCCTTTACTCTCTTCAAGCGAAAGAATTACCTCCCCCTTAGGGTCTACTATCTGGCTTTTGCCTGTAAACTTAAGTTCAGGCTTTCCGCCCCGCGCCTCAGAGCCGATACGGTTTGCAGTAACAGAGTAGACCCCGTTTTCAAGGGACCTTGTTCTCATGGCCATATGGCACCCTGTAAGGACAAGGTTTGCGGGGTGGCAGATAATGTCTGCACCTTTTAAGGCAATGGTCCTTGCTGCCTCCGGGAACCACCAGTCATAGCAGATCATGATACCCACCCTTGCAAAACCGATATCATACACATTGAACCCTGTGTCACCAGGTGTAAAAAATAACTTTTCCTCATAAAATAGATGGCTCTTCCTGTATAGCCCGACAAGACCATCAGGGCCAACAAGCACAGCAGAATTGTAATATTTCCCATTATCTCTTTCCGCAATGCCAAAGACTAAATAAAGGTTCTTATTTCGTGCATACCTTATCAGTGCATCACTGGTTGACCCATCAGGTATCTCCTCGGCAAGCCCTTCAAGTTCACTTATCGAGGTGAACTGGTAGCCTGTGGCAAACAGCTCAGGAAGTACAACCAGGTCGGCCTTTATACCCTCCATTACCTTGATTGCCTGTTCAAGGTTTTTTTCCGTTTCGCCAAATTGCGGATTATTCTGGTAAAGGCATGTCAGCATTCAAATCCCCCTGTTAATATAAGCTGGATTCAATAAAAAAAAGGCCTATATGAAGGTTTTTATAACTTCTTAATATTATTGTCTTGAGAAAAATAACTGCATAGTCTAGTAATCCTGTAAAAGCACTAATATGTATATAACAAAAACCTTACTGGAGATCAAAAGAATGATTGAAAAAAGGCTCCCCTCATTTGTTATCCACAGCTATGGCATCTCCACCATGACCTTCAACATGATGATGCTGGTGGCCATATATTATTACAGCTACTTTATGACCGATGTTGCGCTTATCAACCCTGCACATCTGGCCATATTCATGTTTATCACACATATAGTGGATGCCGTGTCTGTACCTGTGGGTGGGGCAGTGATCCAGAAAACACAGTTCAGGTGGGGCCAGTTCAGGTCATGGCTCCTGTTTCTTCCAATTTCCACTTTTGTGTTTTTTACCATTACCTTTACAAACATACCCTCTGTCAGTTACTGGATTAAAATATCATACCTTGGTGCCGCCTACCTGATTGCCCATGTGAGCCTAAACTTTGCCTTTAATGCACAGCTCGGCCTCATTTCTGTAATGTCAGGCAATACAGATGACAGGGCAAAACTCTCAGCAAGAAATGTGCAATATCAGTATGGCTCACAAATAATATTCAGCATTTTTATTGTTGATGTACTGAAAAACCTGAGAATGGATTATGGTGAGTCAACCGGATTTTTTTTAACAGTAATTGCACTGGCAGCATTACAGGTGCTTGGGTACTGGCTCCTTTTCAAGCAGACAAAGGAATATGACGCCTATAATCCTGATAAAAAGTTAAAGACATCCAATAATATGACCGCTTATGAAATGCTAATGCAGGTTATAGGCAACAGGCCCCTGATCGTTATAATGATTGCTGATACCTTAAAAGATGTAGCAATATTCGGTCTTACATCTGTAGCAGTATACTACTTCAAATATGTTTCAGGTGACGAATCATGGATGAAGTACTATCCGCTTTGTTCAGCCGGGGCAATCCTTTTAAGCTCATTAATAGCGCCAGTCTTAACCAAAAAATTTGGCAAAAAGGAGATATGCGTATATACCGCCTTAATAGGCGTCATTGGGTATATTGTTCTGCGCTTTTACGGCGCAGTGAGCCCGATTGCCTATATAGTAATCATCTGCGCCACAAATCTTGTAGTTTATCTGCCTATGCCGGTAAGGCAGGCCATGTATATGGATGCTGCAGAATATGGCCTCTATAAAACAGGGAAAAATGCAAGCGCCCTTATAGTATCAATGTATACCATGCCCGTAAAAATAGGTATTGCAATAGCCCTTACACTTATACCCGCATTTCTGGCATTTATAGGCTATGAGGCCAATATGGAGACAACCCCCGAATTTGTTGAGAGCCTTATGAACCTTATCGCATTATTACCGGCAGCATGCTACCTGGTCGCAGGTTTTGTATTTTTCTTTTATGACCTTACTGATGAAAGGGTGGCATTTTACATGGAGGAAAATAAGAAAAAAAGGGGGCAGGATTGAAATCGAAGGTTCAAGGTTTAAGGTTCAGGGTTCAAGGTTCAAGATTGAAGATTAAGCAAAAGATGCAATGTGATCTGGATAATAGATGATATAACTGTAGGGGCAGGCCCCCGCGCCTGCCCGCTTCTGGCGTTTTAAAATAACCATCTCTGGGCAACCAGCTGCCTTCATTCTGGTATACCGGGAATATGTCGGGCCAGGCACAGGGTTGTCCCGGCAACTTCTTAATACATTTGGAGGGAATATCTTTACATTGAATAAGATGCCGGTTTTAACTTTATCTTGACAACCCTTAATAATCTTGTCAATTATCTGTTCTAAAATATTCATATCGTATTTGAAAAAATTGACTCAATAATTTTTCTATTCATCAAGGAGGCGTTATGTCTGAAAAACTTAAGAAATCCCTGCTTTATACCTATGGAATCGGGGATCTGTGCTTCACCCTGCTGGTCTGTATGGAGGTTTATTTTTTCACCCTGTTTCTTACCGATTATGCCAAGTTCTCGATGTTCACCGGTAGCGTAATTGTGGTTGCCACTGGTATCGGTGATATCGTTTGCGCCTTCCTTGCCGGTGTTATCCTTCAGAGGGTCTCATTTAAGTTTGGAGGGAAATATAGATCATGGCTCGTTATTGCCCCTCCATTGGTTGTTATCCTGTTTATCTTTCAGTTTTCAAAGGTAGGCGGCGAGGCGCTTGCAGCGACGGTCATCATTATAGGTTTCCTGGCAAGTCATCTTTTCTGGAACGTGGGTTACGGTGCAATAGGCGGCCTGATGGGGAGCATAACACAGGATCAAGATGAAAGAACCATCCTTTCCAGCAGCAGGGCGCAGGGACAGTCCGCCGGAAACCTGGTGTTCTCATACACCGGCGCAAAGATGGTTCCGATTTTTACTGCGGGCATTGGCCTTGTCTATGGTTTTTCCCTCACCATACTTATTTTCGGTATCGTGATGATACTTGGATATCTATATCTGTACAAGATGTCTGCTAACACTAAAGCAGCAGAAATGGAAGCCGCTCCTGTTGAAGCAGCAGCGCCTGATAAGAAGAGTGTGTGGGAAATGGTGGTGCTTGTCTTTAAAAACCCGCCTCTTTTATTTCTCATTCTTGGCGAGACATTCAGAAACACCTGTCTTTTCTTTATCTTATCCTTTGCAGCCTATTATTTTAATAATGTATTGAGGAATGAGGCATTTCTTTCTGTATTTATCTTAGGAAATGGCATCGGCACACTCCTGGGCGCATTTGCCGCTCCATGGATCGGAGTTAAAATAGGTAAACGCCACGCTTACGGACTGGCCTGTGTTATAAGCGGGCTTGTCTATTTTTCAGTGGCCTTTATTGAAGTGAACTCATGGAGTTTTACAATCATCTTTACCATTGCAGCCATGATAGCATGTGCATCCCAGGCTATGATCGGCGCCCTATTTGTGGATACATCAGTATACGGGGAGTGGAAAACCGGTAAAAATATCCTGGGGTTCACCATGTCCATGATGATGATGCCTATTAAATTCGGATTACTGATAGGAAGAGGTATCATAATGGCAGGATTGGTATTGATCGGTTATGTAGGTGGTGCGGAGCCGACACCGGAGGTAGCGAGTGGTATCAGTACCCTCATGGTTTATGCCCCGGCTATAACCAGTATCCTCGCAGCGATAATTTTTTATCTCGGATACAGGATTAAGGATACGGATATCGTCAGGATGCAGAGCGAGCTCGCAGCTAAAAAATAGCACCGTGAACTGTTTACACATGGTAAAAACGGGAGACTATACAGTTGATATAAAAACCTAAAGAGGAGCGCTAATATCAAGGCGGTTAAAGGTTAATACTTTTAACCGCCTTTTTAAGATGATCACGATTCTTTCTCCTTTTATTCTTTTTCTCCATAATAAATTAACCCTGAAGTATAATACCTGGCATTTGATAAAAAATAGTCGACGATCCTGATATATCTGTAATATAAAAGTTATTACCTGAGATACTCGGAGATTTATAATAACAGACATTGAAAATAAGAAATCATCTTCCATAGTGATTTTAACTTCGCTGGTTATTGCCACCTTGTTAACAGCACTGGTTTCGCCGCTTTCTTTCGGGGCCTGCCCCAGGCTGCCCCCTCCTTCGGGGAACACAATAATAGTTGATATGGTAGAGGGAATATGGAACGCTGTAAACAGTGCCGTTCCGGGAGATACGATCCTCATGGCAGATGGAACATATAATCTTGGCGCAACGGGTCGTTACGTATGGATCAAGGTTAATGTTATAACCATCTGAAAGTGGGGATAGCCGAACATACATTGGCAATCCGTGTCCGAACGCAATTGGTTACGTGGGGCATTTCGGAGGGATAGTCAGAAACAATTTTATATCTGCTTCCAACCCTTACCTTTTCGCATCGGAAGATGGCGCAAA
The sequence above is a segment of the Desulfatiglans sp. genome. Coding sequences within it:
- a CDS encoding 4Fe-4S binding protein — translated: MSDTGNTVFQKKIFTDTKARTKPLLWWRRLSQLIFFAIMGQWSFYGIFRCPFIVPYVSCQNCPVVTCHGRLLTMFWGFWLLLPVSVILFGRAFCGWACPGGFVNQIFGIISPIKLRIKNTLTKTAPWFKYVALLLALYGYYVMAQPRVNVPIRIGEFINSISLTFEHANTIWLVRTFIVIGFIVVGLVIGNLWCRFLCPTGGILDALKGISLFKVYKTSACNDCNKCLKICEMGTRPAETNCNNCCDCISVCPQDAIKTGRVIR
- a CDS encoding ABC transporter substrate-binding protein; amino-acid sequence: MKENNQKESCISRRAFIAGSAVAAISTAIPVPLRAEKRFRSDTLQVWSCGGLAEAFIPANKRFREETGVEIAYTGAFAAALGKSLLGSATTEVFAGRVLDLSKKLRGSDKMLFFKPLCFTSYVLVTPKGNPANITDIHDMIKPGVRVILSPDASPPGGDAVNVLLKKAGILDAAMKNCIIKSSCVQRAMQELIEGKGDVSIVERRLTRMALFRDKAEIIPIPEEFFPPPPLTFTIGMMKDAKEPELAEYYIEFIRSEEGQGYFEAAGFIPAISEDGMRLIEKLGVKDV
- a CDS encoding acyl-CoA thioesterase, which gives rise to MEPKKARESFVTKTSLILPPDTNNHGTIFGGKTMSHIDEVAGLSAMRHARMTVVTASTDSVDFLNPIKSGEALCAEAFVTWTNNTSMEVFVKVLAENLFTGKQITCTTAFLTFVAIGPDGRPHPVSPVIPESDIEKRLYETAPERARHRKERREKSKRFAEEFGI
- a CDS encoding acyltransferase, which encodes MLTCLYQNNPQFGETEKNLEQAIKVMEGIKADLVVLPELFATGYQFTSISELEGLAEEIPDGSTSDALIRYARNKNLYLVFGIAERDNGKYYNSAVLVGPDGLVGLYRKSHLFYEEKLFFTPGDTGFNVYDIGFARVGIMICYDWWFPEAARTIALKGADIICHPANLVLTGCHMAMRTRSLENGVYSVTANRIGSEARGGKPELKFTGKSQIVDPKGEVILSLEESKGGIAVIDIDVERARDKSITAMNDRFNDRRPELYKII
- a CDS encoding MFS transporter, coding for MIEKRLPSFVIHSYGISTMTFNMMMLVAIYYYSYFMTDVALINPAHLAIFMFITHIVDAVSVPVGGAVIQKTQFRWGQFRSWLLFLPISTFVFFTITFTNIPSVSYWIKISYLGAAYLIAHVSLNFAFNAQLGLISVMSGNTDDRAKLSARNVQYQYGSQIIFSIFIVDVLKNLRMDYGESTGFFLTVIALAALQVLGYWLLFKQTKEYDAYNPDKKLKTSNNMTAYEMLMQVIGNRPLIVIMIADTLKDVAIFGLTSVAVYYFKYVSGDESWMKYYPLCSAGAILLSSLIAPVLTKKFGKKEICVYTALIGVIGYIVLRFYGAVSPIAYIVIICATNLVVYLPMPVRQAMYMDAAEYGLYKTGKNASALIVSMYTMPVKIGIAIALTLIPAFLAFIGYEANMETTPEFVESLMNLIALLPAACYLVAGFVFFFYDLTDERVAFYMEENKKKRGQD